From Clostridiales bacterium, the proteins below share one genomic window:
- a CDS encoding MoxR family ATPase, whose translation MKKTKKVDLQATEAAETELTHVKAEPTPQAEQTAPAAKAQVENFSRLVELIKQELKKDLVGQEEIVNNVIVAIIAGGNVLLEGVPGVGKTRLVRSLGRVLELPFSRIQFTPDLMPSDVTGTNVIEKGEDGKMHTLFRRGPIFANLVLADEINRATPKTQSAMLEVMQEHKVTVANTTYAIDEPFFVLATQNPIEQDGTYPLPEAQMDRFMFKLLVGFPSIKELADIINMTQVTMDETACAVVNGKTILEMRALAKSVPVTPDVLDYAMCLVSNTHPELESSGEVAKKYVKYGCSPRAGQALITAAKVRALIEGRYNVAYEDIDALAYPVLRHRIKVNYTALNERLSVDDIIGKLIQENKK comes from the coding sequence ATGAAGAAAACTAAAAAAGTCGATTTGCAAGCTACGGAAGCGGCGGAAACGGAATTAACGCACGTTAAAGCCGAACCCACGCCGCAGGCGGAACAAACAGCACCCGCGGCCAAAGCGCAGGTAGAAAATTTCAGCCGCTTAGTCGAGCTTATTAAGCAAGAGCTTAAAAAGGACTTGGTCGGTCAAGAAGAAATTGTAAACAACGTTATTGTTGCGATTATCGCCGGAGGCAACGTGTTGCTTGAAGGCGTGCCGGGCGTCGGCAAAACGCGCTTGGTGCGATCGCTCGGCAGGGTATTGGAACTGCCGTTTTCTCGCATACAGTTTACGCCAGACCTTATGCCGTCCGACGTTACCGGAACTAACGTGATAGAAAAGGGCGAGGACGGAAAAATGCACACGCTGTTCCGTCGCGGGCCTATATTTGCCAATCTTGTTTTGGCGGACGAAATCAACCGCGCCACGCCCAAAACGCAGTCCGCCATGCTCGAGGTCATGCAGGAACATAAAGTTACCGTCGCCAACACGACGTATGCCATTGACGAGCCGTTCTTTGTTCTCGCCACGCAAAACCCCATCGAGCAGGACGGCACATATCCGCTGCCCGAGGCGCAGATGGATCGCTTTATGTTCAAGCTGCTCGTCGGCTTCCCGTCGATAAAGGAACTTGCCGATATAATCAACATGACGCAGGTTACTATGGACGAAACGGCGTGCGCGGTCGTAAACGGCAAGACAATTCTCGAAATGCGCGCGCTTGCTAAAAGTGTGCCCGTCACGCCCGACGTACTCGATTACGCAATGTGTTTGGTATCCAACACTCATCCCGAGCTTGAAAGCAGCGGCGAGGTGGCCAAAAAGTACGTCAAGTACGGATGTTCGCCGCGAGCGGGGCAGGCGCTCATTACAGCCGCCAAGGTGCGAGCGCTTATCGAGGGGCGCTACAACGTTGCGTACGAGGATATAGACGCACTGGCGTACCCCGTGCTTCGCCACAGAATAAAGGTCAACTACACCGCACTCAACGAGCGGCTTTCCGTCGACGATATTATAGGCAAGCTTATACAGGAAAATAAAAAGTAA
- a CDS encoding DUF58 domain-containing protein: MHELVINEALLQRIETLHTVLKNNIAGMFGGNHTSKTLGSSCEYVDYRNYMAGDDITKIDWNAYARSEELYLKLYLDERQLHTRIYIDVSRSMDFGSGKKAQTALELAATFAYLAVSELDKVSVYTVNESNVTEVISGLSGKERYYAEIGKLNDIEFGGDCFLSDGILPADVGYGDGLSIVISDFLTDNDYENAIDYMVDKKRDLLCVQVLSAEELDPKVRGKNIFYDSENERKSYRKNINRDIIRAYREAVRYVTERLFNYCAARGAEYLLVRDDMQLEQIFFEKLTDVGVLK; encoded by the coding sequence ATGCACGAATTGGTGATCAACGAAGCGCTTTTGCAGCGGATAGAAACGTTGCATACCGTTTTGAAAAACAATATAGCCGGCATGTTCGGCGGCAATCACACAAGCAAGACGCTCGGTTCGTCTTGTGAGTATGTTGATTACCGTAATTACATGGCAGGCGACGATATCACCAAAATCGATTGGAATGCTTACGCGCGCAGTGAGGAGCTGTATCTCAAACTGTACCTCGACGAGCGACAGCTACATACAAGAATATACATCGACGTCAGTAGGTCTATGGATTTCGGAAGCGGAAAAAAGGCGCAGACCGCTTTGGAGCTTGCGGCGACTTTTGCGTATCTGGCTGTGTCCGAGCTGGATAAGGTGTCCGTTTACACCGTCAACGAAAGCAATGTGACCGAAGTGATCTCGGGCTTGTCCGGCAAGGAGCGGTACTATGCGGAAATAGGAAAGCTTAACGATATCGAGTTCGGCGGCGATTGCTTTTTGTCCGACGGCATTTTGCCCGCCGACGTTGGGTACGGCGACGGACTGAGTATTGTTATTTCCGATTTTCTTACCGACAACGATTACGAAAATGCGATTGATTACATGGTGGATAAAAAGCGCGACCTTTTGTGCGTGCAGGTGCTTTCCGCGGAGGAGCTTGATCCCAAGGTGCGCGGAAAAAACATTTTTTACGACAGCGAGAACGAGCGCAAAAGCTACCGCAAAAACATCAATAGGGATATTATCAGAGCGTACCGCGAAGCGGTGCGTTACGTCACCGAACGGCTTTTTAATTACTGTGCGGCGCGCGGCGCCGAGTACTTGCTCGTTCGGGACGATATGCAGTTAGAGCAAATATTCTTTGAAAAACTTACCGACGTGGGGGTGCTTAAATGA
- a CDS encoding VWA domain-containing protein encodes MRFYYPLGLLGLIGIPIIIIIYIIKSKYTEQTVGSTYLWELSEKFLKRRKPISKLTGIITLLLQIFAVLFVSVAIAHPVFTVSASAKDIVFIVDASASMNIRSGDTSRFGLAQRRINDIIDDAQSGSGFSLVLVSDTVDTVFGGVTDKEQAKIYVGALSCGWTNADCTSALSAAQAYFDDNRSAVMYLVTDKDYEVNDNLALINVSGGENNYAIYSYEPVADAAGIGYSGQVISYAGDAELTVQMWMTDNVGGTPEQVAETTVHAESGVPADFVLTSTVTSSPALIKLCIAESDALAEDNNVIVYDDDSVQNRKALMVSNIADENDDAAYLHRAIQHAGKADIDVVTPETYERLGAVGYDLYVFNGYVPKTLPTQAAVWLIDAVDGSDIGSGVSYRGHTTPRDANGSGSYYTPQYNDGTSAVEKMLTKDIVGRILAVRTYAQYVVPRSFTSVLNIDGDDIVFAGLNRNGDRQVVFSFRIKDSDLGLTDDFLILVRNLMDYSFPTELAQTEYVCGDVMAVGVVPGCEGIVVTSPSGNSNTLDTLDTDVCEVTLREAGTYMLTVKMRGKGEKHLYAYAAVPQSESGGENGGAMLIAGEREYNYSDGFYDNLLVFFILIAMIVLADWGVYCYEQYQLR; translated from the coding sequence ATGAGATTTTACTATCCGCTCGGTCTGTTGGGACTTATCGGCATACCGATTATAATTATTATCTATATAATCAAATCCAAATACACCGAGCAAACCGTCGGCTCGACTTATCTTTGGGAACTTAGCGAAAAATTTCTTAAACGGCGCAAGCCCATATCCAAGCTGACCGGAATTATTACGTTGCTGTTGCAAATTTTTGCCGTGCTGTTTGTGTCTGTGGCTATAGCTCACCCGGTATTTACCGTGTCTGCGTCCGCTAAGGATATTGTGTTTATTGTCGACGCTTCGGCAAGCATGAATATTCGCAGCGGCGATACTTCGCGATTCGGTTTGGCGCAGCGGCGCATTAACGACATTATAGACGACGCGCAAAGCGGCAGCGGGTTTTCGCTCGTGCTGGTAAGCGATACCGTGGACACCGTGTTCGGCGGCGTCACCGACAAAGAGCAAGCCAAAATCTACGTCGGCGCACTCTCGTGCGGATGGACGAACGCAGACTGCACTTCCGCGCTTTCCGCCGCGCAGGCGTACTTCGACGACAACCGTTCGGCGGTCATGTATCTCGTAACCGACAAGGATTACGAGGTGAACGACAATCTTGCGCTCATTAACGTTTCGGGCGGAGAAAACAACTACGCGATTTACAGCTATGAACCCGTAGCGGATGCGGCGGGCATAGGGTATTCCGGACAGGTTATTTCATACGCAGGGGATGCGGAGCTTACCGTGCAAATGTGGATGACCGACAACGTGGGCGGCACTCCCGAACAGGTTGCCGAAACCACCGTTCATGCCGAAAGCGGCGTGCCTGCCGATTTCGTGCTTACAAGCACGGTAACAAGCAGTCCCGCGCTAATCAAGCTGTGCATAGCGGAGAGCGACGCGCTCGCCGAAGACAACAACGTAATTGTGTACGACGACGATTCCGTGCAAAACCGCAAGGCGCTTATGGTGAGCAATATCGCGGATGAAAACGACGACGCGGCGTATTTGCACCGCGCGATCCAGCACGCGGGCAAGGCCGATATAGACGTCGTAACGCCCGAAACCTACGAAAGGCTTGGCGCGGTCGGCTACGATTTGTATGTGTTCAACGGGTACGTGCCCAAGACGTTGCCTACACAAGCGGCGGTTTGGCTTATCGACGCGGTCGACGGAAGCGATATCGGCTCGGGTGTGAGCTACCGCGGACACACCACGCCGCGCGACGCGAACGGTTCGGGCAGCTATTATACGCCGCAGTACAACGACGGTACGTCCGCCGTAGAAAAAATGCTTACAAAGGATATCGTGGGGCGTATCCTTGCGGTGCGCACCTATGCGCAGTACGTAGTGCCGCGCAGTTTTACGTCCGTGCTCAATATAGACGGCGATGATATTGTGTTTGCCGGACTTAACCGAAACGGAGATCGGCAGGTCGTGTTTTCCTTCCGCATCAAGGATTCCGACCTCGGGCTTACCGACGATTTTCTCATCCTTGTGCGTAACCTTATGGACTATTCGTTCCCGACGGAGCTGGCGCAAACCGAATACGTTTGCGGCGACGTTATGGCGGTGGGCGTCGTGCCGGGTTGCGAGGGCATTGTCGTCACTTCGCCGTCGGGCAACAGCAACACGCTCGACACGCTCGATACCGACGTGTGCGAGGTTACTTTGCGCGAGGCGGGTACGTATATGCTGACCGTCAAAATGCGCGGCAAGGGCGAAAAGCATTTGTATGCTTACGCAGCCGTTCCGCAATCAGAAAGCGGTGGAGAAAACGGCGGCGCCATGCTCATTGCAGGCGAGCGCGAATATAACTATTCGGACGGGTTTTACGATAACCTGCTTGTATTTTTCATTTTGATAGCGATGATAGTGCTTGCGGATTGGGGGGTGTATTGTTATGAGCAATATCAACTTCGATAA
- a CDS encoding VWA domain-containing protein has protein sequence MSNINFDNPWQLLLIIPLFAVAIVPFCIAVRKDNRNGHNITALVLHLFICLFFTLAISGMSYESVVTQTEVYVLADISYSAEHSLDDVQQKLNEVADKLPENSKMGVVCFGRNTQQISDMGGGVPDVRSATKVDRSATDIGAAIRYAGNLFDDAVIKRLIVITDGVETVASNNIVKIVNTLQNEGVYIDAVYLDDNLPDAVCEVQIDDVDFTQNAYKDKTESVRVMVRANTGDSDRTDGYVSLYRGEERISRVTASFYSGLNIVSLPLPTDSAGTFRYEVRVETAESAADYSTYNNSNYFTQTVTDKREVLFVGGSQADVAAGRKIYGDDGVTYITDVDKLPLSVEDMCRYDEIALSNFDVRKVQSWQMFLSSLGALVNDYGKTLSTYGDTFVQENDGTSEPLNMLQKLLPFNIGNPNQESRLFALVLDISTSMNFESRLNVAKSAAVGLLQSLNPTDTVMVVGYSGVVKLLLDPTYLTTVGVIADKIQNCEVENETNLSAALNHTYDLMPKRFYDRRVIVISDGLIPRTDEQNAVDAAIKISRDDIALSAITVYAKPDGLALFDCIVNNQYAASGVFLQNIQHESEVDIVISDLRADTREIVIEGGSYDVTVSRSSDPAVTGVSAVEAVNGFWYNSAKNTATTVMTVKYYRDRVTAFDVPLYMYYKYGKGRVASFMSNISGAWTSEWIDGSGGAAFLGNLPEANLPDECIDSPFVLDVEGAGSSTSVYVTASATLPDSTDFTVVLTDPYGLVDTKTLVLQSGRYCADFATDAPGTYSVRIEYAQGNLRYSTETEFSVSYYAEYDSFVGYNKACLYRLLSENGQILDLDKIETLENVNSEYTTYVFKFTLLLLVACVVLFVVDIIIRQLKWKDVTSFFKGLFGRRKHEK, from the coding sequence ATGAGCAATATCAACTTCGATAATCCGTGGCAATTGCTGCTTATTATTCCGCTGTTTGCGGTGGCTATCGTGCCGTTCTGTATTGCCGTACGCAAGGACAACCGCAATGGACATAATATCACCGCGCTTGTTTTACACTTATTTATTTGCTTGTTTTTTACGCTTGCGATAAGCGGCATGTCGTACGAAAGCGTCGTCACGCAAACCGAAGTATACGTGCTTGCCGATATTTCGTACTCCGCCGAGCATAGCCTGGACGACGTTCAGCAAAAGCTTAACGAAGTGGCAGACAAGCTGCCCGAAAATTCCAAGATGGGCGTAGTTTGCTTTGGAAGGAACACGCAGCAGATTTCGGACATGGGTGGCGGTGTGCCCGACGTCAGATCGGCAACCAAGGTGGACAGAAGCGCGACCGATATAGGCGCGGCTATCCGCTATGCCGGTAATCTGTTTGACGACGCAGTTATCAAGCGCTTGATCGTTATTACCGACGGCGTGGAGACCGTCGCTTCCAACAATATAGTTAAGATAGTAAACACTCTGCAAAACGAAGGTGTGTATATCGACGCGGTGTATTTGGACGATAACCTTCCAGATGCCGTTTGCGAAGTGCAGATCGACGACGTGGATTTCACTCAAAACGCATATAAGGACAAGACGGAGAGCGTGCGAGTTATGGTGCGCGCCAATACGGGTGACTCTGACCGCACGGACGGGTACGTCAGTCTTTATCGCGGCGAGGAGCGGATCTCGCGCGTTACGGCAAGCTTTTACAGCGGCTTGAATATTGTTTCGTTACCCCTTCCCACCGACAGCGCGGGCACTTTCCGCTACGAAGTGCGGGTGGAAACCGCGGAATCGGCCGCGGACTATTCGACGTACAACAACAGTAATTATTTTACCCAGACCGTAACCGACAAGCGTGAAGTTCTGTTTGTAGGCGGATCGCAAGCCGATGTTGCGGCGGGGCGAAAAATTTACGGCGACGACGGCGTTACGTATATAACCGATGTTGACAAGCTTCCGCTCAGTGTGGAAGATATGTGCCGATACGATGAGATCGCACTCAGCAACTTCGACGTGCGAAAAGTGCAGTCCTGGCAAATGTTTTTGTCGTCGCTCGGCGCGCTCGTCAACGACTACGGCAAAACGCTTTCCACCTACGGCGACACATTTGTACAGGAAAACGATGGCACTTCCGAACCGCTTAATATGCTACAAAAGCTTTTGCCGTTCAATATAGGCAATCCCAATCAGGAATCGCGGCTGTTCGCGCTCGTGCTTGATATCTCCACAAGCATGAATTTCGAGAGCAGGCTAAACGTTGCCAAATCCGCGGCGGTCGGGCTTTTGCAGTCGCTCAATCCCACCGATACGGTGATGGTCGTCGGGTATTCGGGCGTGGTCAAGCTACTGCTCGATCCCACGTATCTGACAACCGTGGGCGTTATTGCGGACAAAATACAGAATTGCGAGGTGGAAAACGAAACCAACCTTTCCGCCGCGCTCAACCATACCTACGACTTGATGCCCAAGCGCTTTTACGACCGTCGCGTCATCGTCATTTCCGACGGCTTGATACCCAGGACGGACGAGCAAAACGCGGTGGACGCGGCAATCAAGATTTCGCGGGACGACATCGCGCTTTCGGCAATCACCGTGTATGCCAAGCCGGACGGACTTGCGCTGTTCGACTGTATTGTAAACAACCAATACGCCGCGTCTGGGGTATTTTTGCAAAACATTCAGCACGAGAGCGAAGTGGACATCGTTATAAGCGACCTGCGTGCCGACACGCGTGAAATCGTGATAGAAGGCGGTTCATACGACGTTACCGTCAGCCGTTCGAGCGACCCCGCAGTGACGGGAGTGAGCGCGGTAGAGGCGGTAAACGGGTTTTGGTACAACAGCGCAAAAAATACTGCGACGACCGTCATGACGGTCAAGTATTACCGCGACAGAGTAACGGCGTTTGACGTGCCGCTGTACATGTACTACAAGTACGGCAAGGGCAGGGTAGCTTCGTTTATGTCCAATATTTCGGGCGCATGGACGAGCGAATGGATAGACGGCTCGGGCGGCGCGGCGTTCCTCGGCAATCTCCCCGAGGCAAACCTGCCCGACGAGTGCATTGATTCGCCGTTCGTATTGGACGTAGAGGGTGCGGGCAGTTCTACGTCGGTGTACGTCACCGCTTCGGCGACGTTGCCCGACAGTACGGACTTTACGGTAGTGCTTACCGACCCCTACGGATTGGTAGATACAAAAACGCTTGTATTGCAATCGGGCAGGTATTGCGCCGACTTTGCCACCGACGCGCCGGGCACTTATTCCGTACGCATCGAATATGCGCAAGGCAATTTGCGGTACAGCACGGAAACCGAGTTTTCCGTTTCGTATTACGCGGAGTACGACAGCTTCGTCGGATATAACAAGGCGTGCTTGTATAGGCTTTTGTCCGAGAATGGACAAATACTCGATCTTGACAAAATCGAAACACTTGAAAACGTCAATTCCGAGTACACAACTTACGTGTTCAAGTTTACGCTTCTGCTTTTGGTAGCTTGCGTCGTATTGTTTGTGGTCGATATAATTATAAGACAATTAAAATGGAAGGACGTCACATCTTTCTTTAAAGGACTGTTTGGGAGGCGTAAGCATGAAAAATAA
- a CDS encoding shikimate kinase produces the protein MFLSNYTKEYFKNVYFITGCAMGGKTTISKAIAEKYGFIRYDADAEFDKHKKLSNASEQPAMNKQFKNADDFFLRDIAEYVQWLKDNTTEQLPFILNDIIKLSQSNKVVCDLHLSVNEAKQIANNNQIVFLIRENNNDIINDYCQRESHSDFNAFINSATNPIHAKQNCNEVLRKLNTEQCHDIKTSDFFWIARNSKSTVSDTLKAVEKHFGLII, from the coding sequence ATGTTTCTTAGTAATTACACCAAAGAATATTTCAAAAATGTGTATTTTATTACAGGCTGCGCAATGGGTGGAAAAACCACGATTTCAAAAGCTATTGCGGAAAAATACGGGTTTATCAGATATGATGCCGATGCGGAATTCGATAAACATAAGAAACTATCCAATGCGTCTGAACAGCCCGCTATGAATAAGCAATTCAAAAACGCCGACGATTTTTTCTTGCGTGATATTGCTGAATACGTTCAATGGTTGAAAGATAACACCACAGAACAATTACCGTTTATTCTTAATGATATAATCAAACTTTCACAAAGCAACAAAGTAGTTTGCGATTTGCATTTGTCCGTAAATGAAGCTAAACAAATTGCCAATAATAATCAAATCGTTTTTCTGATTAGAGAAAACAATAACGATATTATCAATGATTATTGTCAAAGAGAAAGCCATAGCGACTTTAATGCTTTTATCAACTCCGCGACAAACCCTATTCACGCAAAACAAAACTGTAACGAAGTATTGCGCAAACTGAATACAGAGCAGTGTCACGATATAAAGACAAGTGATTTCTTTTGGATTGCAAGAAATAGTAAATCAACAGTTTCGGACACATTGAAAGCAGTAGAGAAACATTTTGGGCTTATCATTTAG
- a CDS encoding N-6 DNA methylase produces MNRFEIINKIGDKYRIGNTETGEFSYVQALKSVGKDIKDYQKATTGTQHQFLDIRFENERLVILVECKNKFSKWDKNKIQGQLQDYVRFEKAYSEKKIVAILAETDGDEIWVWYGQSVIIDDDHKANDETILRTFAEYEDLCFGKVNDKIKVVDSIKTLNEKLHSDGINEKLRSQFVGTCLLALKNGLVYKGVKETIDPRTGKKIAPEKVVLKSIKDILEGLLTRSGSLNKAGKLAVLNSKVLDDQDVKSLTYKELEDILQFIDDNVVPYINDKSTAGQDLLNLFFTTFNKYVGKSDKNQAFTPDHICDFMSKAVGVNKKSRVLDPCCGSGAFLVRAMTDAMDDCDTEEEREEVKKNQIFGIEYEEGAFGLSSTNMLIHGDGNSNVVQDSMFKRGKWIEENNINIVLMNPPYNATKKCCNPEYTKNWAAKKKEDPSKGLHFVEWVARHVPSTCKMAVLLPMQAAIGNSGDVKEFKKKMLDNYTLEAVFSLPTEMFYPGAAAVACCMIFDLSQKHEKANKDTFFGYYRDDKFIKRKGLGRVERTDLEGNSLWVKTKELWLDLYKNRREVPGLSVMHRVTWTDEWLAEAYMETDYSTLEEANFQKTLNDYLSYLVKTGVVKND; encoded by the coding sequence ATGAATAGATTTGAGATTATTAATAAAATCGGAGACAAATATCGTATTGGAAATACGGAAACGGGCGAATTTAGTTATGTGCAGGCATTAAAATCTGTGGGCAAAGATATAAAGGACTATCAAAAAGCCACAACCGGCACGCAACATCAATTCCTTGATATTAGATTTGAAAATGAGCGGTTAGTTATCCTTGTGGAGTGCAAAAATAAATTTAGTAAATGGGATAAAAATAAAATTCAAGGACAATTGCAAGATTATGTACGATTCGAAAAAGCGTATTCGGAAAAGAAAATAGTCGCTATTCTTGCTGAAACCGATGGTGATGAAATCTGGGTTTGGTATGGACAATCTGTAATTATTGATGATGACCATAAAGCTAATGATGAAACTATACTGAGAACGTTTGCCGAATATGAAGATTTATGTTTTGGTAAGGTAAACGACAAAATTAAAGTTGTAGATTCTATTAAAACGCTGAATGAAAAGCTTCATTCTGATGGAATAAATGAAAAACTCCGTAGTCAATTTGTGGGTACTTGCCTTCTTGCACTGAAAAATGGGCTTGTTTATAAGGGTGTGAAGGAAACTATTGATCCAAGAACAGGCAAAAAAATAGCTCCCGAGAAAGTAGTTCTCAAGAGCATTAAAGATATTTTAGAGGGACTATTAACGCGAAGCGGTAGTTTGAACAAAGCCGGCAAGCTGGCTGTTTTGAATAGTAAAGTTCTCGATGATCAAGATGTTAAAAGTTTGACATATAAAGAGCTTGAGGATATTTTGCAGTTTATCGATGATAATGTAGTACCGTACATAAATGACAAAAGTACCGCCGGACAAGACTTACTAAACTTATTCTTTACAACGTTTAATAAATATGTCGGTAAATCCGATAAAAATCAAGCGTTTACTCCGGACCACATCTGTGACTTTATGAGCAAAGCCGTAGGTGTCAATAAAAAATCCAGGGTTTTAGATCCTTGTTGCGGAAGCGGAGCTTTTCTTGTGCGTGCGATGACAGATGCTATGGATGATTGCGATACCGAAGAAGAGCGCGAAGAAGTTAAGAAAAACCAGATTTTTGGAATTGAATATGAAGAAGGCGCGTTTGGTCTTTCTTCAACTAATATGCTTATTCACGGAGACGGGAATTCCAATGTTGTGCAAGATTCAATGTTTAAGCGCGGAAAGTGGATCGAAGAAAACAATATCAATATTGTTTTGATGAATCCTCCCTATAATGCCACAAAAAAATGTTGTAATCCCGAATATACTAAAAATTGGGCTGCTAAGAAAAAAGAAGACCCTTCTAAAGGTTTGCATTTTGTAGAATGGGTTGCCCGTCACGTGCCTTCGACTTGTAAAATGGCGGTCTTATTGCCTATGCAAGCGGCTATCGGTAACAGTGGCGATGTAAAAGAGTTCAAAAAGAAAATGTTAGATAATTACACCCTTGAAGCGGTATTTTCTTTGCCGACAGAGATGTTTTATCCCGGAGCTGCCGCCGTGGCGTGTTGTATGATATTCGATCTTTCTCAAAAACATGAAAAGGCGAATAAAGATACGTTCTTTGGATATTATCGAGACGATAAATTTATTAAAAGAAAAGGATTGGGTCGGGTTGAGAGAACAGATCTTGAAGGTAATAGCTTATGGGTGAAAACGAAAGAATTATGGTTAGATTTATATAAAAACAGGCGAGAAGTTCCCGGGCTATCGGTAATGCATCGAGTAACTTGGACTGATGAGTGGCTTGCAGAAGCATATATGGAAACAGACTATTCTACATTAGAAGAAGCAAATTTTCAAAAGACTTTGAATGATTATTTGTCATATCTTGTAAAAACAGGAGTTGTGAAAAATGATTGA